The Solanum pennellii chromosome 11, SPENNV200 genome contains a region encoding:
- the LOC107004017 gene encoding uncharacterized protein LOC107004017, with amino-acid sequence MANLTKLEFTALQSSGRNYLSWVLDAEIHLDAMGLGDTIKEENKASNQNCARAMIFLRHHLDEILKIEYLTVKDPLVLWKNLKERFDHLKMVIHPKARYDWMHLRLQDFKSIHEYNSAMFRITSQLKLCGETVSEIDMMEKTFSTFHASNVLLQQQYREKGFKKYSELISHLLVAEQNNDLLLKNHENRPTGSEPLPEVNEAYAHHARRGKGRGPNRGRGRGRGRGRGRDYGQERNSNLGINHSSNKKETIN; translated from the exons atggccAATCTTACAAAACTAGAGTTCACTGCCCTTCAAAGTTCGGGCAGGAACTACCTCTCATGGGTGTTGGATGCTGAAATCCACCTTGATGCAATGGGTCTTGGAGAcaccataaaagaagaaaataaggcaTCAAATCAAAACTGTGCACGAGCAATGATATTCTTGCGTCATCATCTTGACGAGATTCTGAAAATCGAATATCTGACAGTTAAGGATCCACTTGTTTTGTGGAAAAACCTAAAAGAAAGATTTGACCACTTGAAGATGGTCATACATCCAAAGGCACGATATGATTGGATGCATCTAAGGCTACAAGACTTTAAGTCTATACATGAGTATAATTCTGCCATGTTCAGAATCACTTCtcaattgaaattatgtggagaaacgGTTAGTGAgattgatatgatggaaaagacATTCTCCACTTTCCATGCCTCGAATGTGCTCTTGCAGCAACAATATCGAGAGAAAGGTTTCAAAAAGTATTCTGAACtaatttctcatcttcttgtggccgagcaaaataatgatttattattgaaaaatcatgAGAATCGACCTACTGGATCTGAACCACTTCCTGAAGTGAATGAGGCGTACGCCCACCATGCTAGGCGTGGAAAAGGTCGCGGTCCTAATCGTGGACGTGGACGTGGTCGTGGACGTGGACGTGGTCGTGATTATGGTCAAGAACGTAATTCTAATCTTGGCAttaatcattcatcaaataaaaag GAAACAATAAATTAA